The genomic window ATGGTGCATCAGCACTTCATGCTCGTGCCCGTGTTTACCGTGGCAGAGTCGATTGCGCTGGGCTATGAGCCGACGAAATCCCTTGGAATCATCGATCGGAAGGCAACGGCGCAGAAAGTAAAGGAAGTATCTTCTCGTTTCGGTTTTAATCTCGACCCGAAGGCGTTGATTGAAGACCTGACCGTCGGGGCTCAACAGCGCGTGGAAATCGTCAAGGCGCTTTCGCGCGACGCTAAGGTCTTGATCCTTGACGAGCCAACCGCAGTGCTCACCCCGCAAGAGACCGACGAGCTGATGGCCATCATGCGTCAGCTCGCCGACGCCGGCACCTCGATCGTCTTTATTACGCACAAGCTCCGCGAGGTACGTGCAGTTGCGGACGACATCACTGTTATTCGCCGCGGTAAGGTGGTCGGCGAGGCTGATCCGAGGTCCTCTGAGGCCGATCTGGCTACGATGATGGTCGGACGTCCGGTTATGATGAAGGTGGAAAAAAAGGCACCAAAACTCGGCGAAGTCGGCCTGAAGTTCAAGGACGTCACGTTGCTAGGCGAAGGTGGTCAGCACATCCTCGATCACGTGAGCTTCGACATTCGCCGCGGCGAAGTGCTCGCAGTCGCAGGCGTTCAGGGCAACGGCCAAACTGAGCTTGCGGAGGCCGTTCTCGGTTTGGTGACGCCGGACGGCGGCAAGATCGAGCTCGATGGCAAGTCGATCAGCGGGCAGAGCGTCCGCCACATCATCGATAGCGGCGTCGGTTTCATCCCCGAGGATCGCACGAAGGACGGCGCGATCGCCTCCTTCTCCATCGCGGAGAACCTCATTATCGACCAGTATCGGAACGCGCCATTCGCTTCCGGCCCGGCAATGCACCCGGCGGCAGTCCTGGACAACGCCAACCGACTCGCAGAAGAGTTCGACATTCGCCTGACGCGAATCACGGATCCTATCGCAACTCTCTCGGGAGGAAACGCCCAGAAAGTGGTTGTGGCACGCGAACTGTCGCGCGATCTGCGCCTTTTCGTAGCCAATCAGCCGACGCGCGGCGTCGATGTGGGCTCGATTGAGTTTATTCACAAGCGCATTATCGAAGAACGCGACTCGGGCACCCCGGTTCTTCTTGTCTCATCTGAACTCGATGAAGTCGTGGCACTAGCTGATCGCATTGCTGTCATGTACCGCGGAAGCATTATTGGCATCGTTCCAGCCGATACGCCTCGTGGCGCTCTCGGCTTGATGATGGCAGGTGTCCCTCAGGATGAGGCTCTTGCTTCGAGTGATGCACAAGTCTCGGAGGTGAACTAATGGGTAAGTCACAGAATTCTGCAGGGCTCGGCGGCTGGCTGCGTGCGATGGTGCACTCGGCACCACGTTCCGGGTGGCTCGTTGGAATCCTTGCCGTGATTATTGCCTTTGCAATCGGAGCTGTATTCATTCTTATTGCGGGCGCATCGGTGAGCGCGGCTTACGATGCCATGTTCAAGGGCGCAATTTTCAACTACGACGTCGTGAACACCCGCGGCTTCATGGTGGCGATCCGCCCATTCACCGATTCGCTCTTCTTCGCGACGCCGCTGATCATGGCCGGTCTTGGCCTGGCCTTTGGCTTCCGTGCGGGTCTGTTCAACATTGGCGGCGCAGGTCAGATCATGTTCGGCTCGTTGGCGGCAATCTGGGTGGCGTTTAAGCTGGACCTTCCGTTCGGATTGCACACGTTGGTGGCGCTCGTGGCCGCGGCGATGGCCGGTGGCTTGTACGCAGGCATCGCAGGCTTCCTGAAGGCACGTACGGGTGCGAACGAAGTGATCGTGACGATCATGTTGAACCAGATCGCCATCCTTGCGGTTGCCTACACGCTGTCCCTGCCGTCATGGCACCGCCCTGGCGACAACAACCCGTTGACTCCAATCGCTAAAGACACGGCCGGTTTCCCGAAGATCTTGGGAGAAGGCTTCGCCCTGCACTTCGGTTTCATCCTGGCCATCATCGCGGTGGTGGTTTTCTGGTGGGTTCTTGAGCGCTCTACCTTCGGTTTTGAAGTGCGTGCCGTAGGCGAAAACCCGCACGCAGCGCGCACCGCGGGTATGAATATCGGCAAGGTGACGACGCTGACGATGCTGGTGTCGGGCATCTTTGCCGGCTTGGCCGGCGCAAACGAAGCGCTAGGTACGATGTACCAGCAAAACAGCGGCGTGGCCTCTGGCATCGCCGGAACCATCGGTTTCGATGCAATCACCGTTGCCCTCTTGGGGCGCAACAAGCCGTGGGGCGTGTTCTTCGCAGGCCTACTCTTCGGCGCGTTTAAGGCGGGCGGCTACAAGATGCAGGCACAGGGCGTGCCGATCGACATGATCCTCATCCTTGAATCCGTGATCGTTCTTCTGATCGCTGCTCCTGCTCTCGTTCGTTGGCTTTTCCGCCTTCCTAAGCCGGATGGCAAGAGTCTTCGCGAACTCTTGGCGGAGATGGGTGGCGCCGCCGGGGCTACTACCGCCTACGCCAATGCAGGCGCGACTGCTTCTGCCACGACTTCGGCCGCCGCGCAGGAAGTGGAACAACCCAGTGACAAGGAAACTAGTGATGCCGTAGGCTCGGCGGCGTCGAAGCGAGAGGAGGCGTGAGCATGACTGCTATCGATCTGACCAAAGCATCACAGGGCGCTGCATCGCCCGAGGGTGACGTGAAAGAGAAAATCAGCTGGAAGTTACCGGTCACTTTCACCTTTGCTTCACTCCTGTTGCTCTTCTTTACGACGACGGCGTCGGGCGAGACGGTATTCCGTCTCAATGACCACTATTCGCATGTCGAGATTCCCGACTTCGGCATTCCCGCCGTGATGACCCTCGCGATTCTGCTCGTCGCCACGATGGCGGCCACGCTGTGGTCCTACGTGTCCGCGGTAGCCAGGGGCCGATACGGGCGCACGGGGCGGATCCTCGATGGCGTGGCTACCGCAGTGGTTGCACTCAGTGTCATCTTGGGCTTCCTCGTCTTTGCAGGCGCTGATTCGGCCGGAGCTGTCACGTTGACATCCACCCTCGCCATCACCGTTGCGATCTCGACTCCGCTGATCTTCGGATCGCTGTCGGGCGTGGTGAGCGAACGCGTCGGCGTCGTCAATATCGCTATCGAGGGCGACCTGCTCGTCGGCGCGTTCACCGGCGTGATGGTGGCCAGCTACTTCCATAGCTCGACTCTCGGGCTCATAGCGGCCCCGATCGCCGGAGCTTTCATCGGCTCTCTGCTCGCGCTGTTCTCCGTCAAATACGGCGTGGATCAGATCATCGTCGGCGTCGTCCTCAACGTGCTCGCCCTGGGCCTGACTACCTTCTTCTACGGGACGCTCATGAGTGGCGAGGGCCAGGCGGTGTTCAACACCAATCAGTACTCCCTGCACCCCATCAGGATCCCGGTTCTGGCCGATATTCCTGTGATCGGCCCGATGTTCTTCGCACAGACGGTCCTGGTCTACATCATGTACATCATGATTGTGTTGCTGACCATCTTCCTTTTCCGCTCCCGTTGGGGCCTGCGGATGAGGGCGTGTGGCGAGCACCCGAAGGCTGCCGACACGGTGGGCATCAAGGTAAACCGCACGCGTGCACTCAATACCATTTTCGCCTCGGCGATTGCGGGTTTGGGCGGCGCATTCTTCACCTTGGGCAATGGACTTGGCTTTACCGAGAACATGTCGGCCGGCAACGGATACATCGCCCTCGCGGCTATGATCCTTGGAAAGTGGCATCCGCTCGGTGCGCTGGCGGCGTCGGTGATGTTCGGCTTTGCAAAGTCGGTCGCGTTGCTGATGCCGAGCCTGAACTCCGCGATTCCTTCCGAGCTCGTCAACATGATCCCTTACGTGATCACGATCGTCGCCGTGGCTGGCTTCGTCGGCAAGTCCAGGCCGCCGGCTGCTGAGAACATCCCTTACCTGAAGTAATGAATATCGACTGGGACGCTCTCAAAGAGCTAGCGATTGACGCAATGAAAAGCGCCTACGCCCCCTACTCGGGATATCCCGTGGGGGCGGCAGGCGTGACCACCGATGGCCGGTACGTCTCGGGCTGCAATGTTGAGAACGCCTCGCTCGGCTTGGGCACGTGTGCGGAGAACGGAATGATCTCCGCGCTCGTGCGCGCCGGTGGGGGACAGCTCGCCGCGGTGTGGTGCGTGAACGGTAACGGGGAGACGATCGTCCCGTGTGGACGGTGCCGTCAGTTGCTGTTCGAGTTTGGTGGGCCAGACCTGCTGGTGAACATGCCAGAAGGCGGCCCCCAGCCGATGACGTACGTGCTCCCGCAGGCCTTTGGCCCGCGCTCGCTGACCGAATTCCCTGGTAGCGCGGGTAACGTCGACCTGTCGAAAACCATTTTCTAGTGAAAGAACTCAAGCATGACTGAAAAGTTTGATATCGTTGACATCATCCGCGCCAAGCGAAACAAGGGCAAGCTCTCGCTTGACGAAATCAACTGGACTATCGACGCCTACACGCGCGGCGTCGTCGGCGACGAACAGATGGCCGCACTGGCGATGGCGATCTTCCTCAACGGGATGGATCGCGAAGAGATCGCCCAATGGACCCAAGCGATGATCAACTCCGGCGAGCGGATGGACTTCAAGTCTCTCGGTAAACCGACGGCGGATAAACACTCCACCGGCGGCGTCGGCGATAAGATCACCCTCCCGCTCGCACCGCTCGTCTCCGTCTACGGCGTCGCTGTTCCGCAGCTGTCGGGTCGCGGATTGGGGCACACGGGCGGCACGCTCGATAAGCTCGAGGCCATCCCCGGCTGGCGCGCGGACCTCACCAATGAAGAGATCATGCACCAGCTGGGCAAGGGCTGCGGCGCAGTCGTGTGTGCAGCGGGTTCCGGGCTCGCCCCCGCGGACAAGAAGCTGTACGCGCTGCGCGACGTCACTGCCACGGTCGATTGCATCCCGCTCATCGCCTCCTCGATCATGTCGAAGAAGATCGCGGAGGGGACGGATTCTCTCGTCCTCGACGTCAAGGTCGGCTCTGGGGCTTTCATGAAGGACCTCGACATGGCCCGCGAGCTGGCTCGCACCATGGTCGATCTTGGTACAGACGCAGGAGTCAAGACCGCCGCGCTGCTCACTGACATGTCTACACCACTCGGACTCAAAGTCGGCAACGCTCCCGAGATCGCCGAATCGGTGGAAGTTCTTGCAGGTGGCGGCCCGGCCGACGTCGTCGAACTCACCCTGGCCCTCGCGCGCGAGATGTTGACGGCGGCAGGCCAGCCGGATGCAGATATCGAGGAAGCCCTCAAGGACGGTCGCGCCATGGACAAGTGGCGGCAGATGATCCGCGAGCAAGATGGCGACCCCGATGCGCCGTTGCCCGTCGCCAAGCACACCCACGACGTTCTCGCTGAGGAGGACGGTACACTCACCAAGCTCGACGCCCTGGCTGTCGGCGTGGCATCGTGGCGTCTGGGTGCAGGCCGCGCCTCGAAGGGCGAAGCTGTCCAGTTGGCCGCAGGTATCGAGCTTTACAAGAAGCCGGGCGACACGGTCAAGAAGGGCGATAAGCTCATGACCTTCCACACCGACGAAGAAGGCCGCATCCCGCGCGCGCTCGAATCCCTCGAGGGCGGCATCGAGATCGGCGCACACTACACGCCGACCAAGTCGGTTATCTTGGATCGAATCTCCTAGTGAACCTATCTGCTATCCTGGCGCGGCTCGCCCCGCCCGTTGTCACTCCAATCCAGTTTTCGTGGCCACAAGACTACGTGGCCGAGGACTGGTTCACCGACGACGCCGAGGGCGAGCCGCTCACCGTGGGTGGCAGGTTGTTACGCCAGTCCTCGCCGCGTACCTGTGGCGCGATGGTCGCCGTCGTTAGCCGCATGCTCATGGAAGAGGACTTTCGGGCGCGTTTGCGCAACGTTCACGACGTCGAAGCGGGGCTCTACCGGGATCTTCGCCGGGACGCCGTTGGACCCATCTCGTGGCCAGCCTGCCTCGGGACGCCTCCGTGGCGACTGGCACACATGCTTTCCGCCCATGCGCAGAGGTGGCCTGGCGTTCCGGCCGTGTCAT from Trueperella pyogenes includes these protein-coding regions:
- a CDS encoding ABC transporter ATP-binding protein; the encoded protein is MKLELRGITKRFGPLVANDSIDLEIGEGRIHALLGENGAGKSTLMNVLYGLYEPDGGQILIDDVPVTFNGPGDAVAAGIGMVHQHFMLVPVFTVAESIALGYEPTKSLGIIDRKATAQKVKEVSSRFGFNLDPKALIEDLTVGAQQRVEIVKALSRDAKVLILDEPTAVLTPQETDELMAIMRQLADAGTSIVFITHKLREVRAVADDITVIRRGKVVGEADPRSSEADLATMMVGRPVMMKVEKKAPKLGEVGLKFKDVTLLGEGGQHILDHVSFDIRRGEVLAVAGVQGNGQTELAEAVLGLVTPDGGKIELDGKSISGQSVRHIIDSGVGFIPEDRTKDGAIASFSIAENLIIDQYRNAPFASGPAMHPAAVLDNANRLAEEFDIRLTRITDPIATLSGGNAQKVVVARELSRDLRLFVANQPTRGVDVGSIEFIHKRIIEERDSGTPVLLVSSELDEVVALADRIAVMYRGSIIGIVPADTPRGALGLMMAGVPQDEALASSDAQVSEVN
- a CDS encoding ABC transporter permease, yielding MVHSAPRSGWLVGILAVIIAFAIGAVFILIAGASVSAAYDAMFKGAIFNYDVVNTRGFMVAIRPFTDSLFFATPLIMAGLGLAFGFRAGLFNIGGAGQIMFGSLAAIWVAFKLDLPFGLHTLVALVAAAMAGGLYAGIAGFLKARTGANEVIVTIMLNQIAILAVAYTLSLPSWHRPGDNNPLTPIAKDTAGFPKILGEGFALHFGFILAIIAVVVFWWVLERSTFGFEVRAVGENPHAARTAGMNIGKVTTLTMLVSGIFAGLAGANEALGTMYQQNSGVASGIAGTIGFDAITVALLGRNKPWGVFFAGLLFGAFKAGGYKMQAQGVPIDMILILESVIVLLIAAPALVRWLFRLPKPDGKSLRELLAEMGGAAGATTAYANAGATASATTSAAAQEVEQPSDKETSDAVGSAASKREEA
- a CDS encoding ABC transporter permease → MTAIDLTKASQGAASPEGDVKEKISWKLPVTFTFASLLLLFFTTTASGETVFRLNDHYSHVEIPDFGIPAVMTLAILLVATMAATLWSYVSAVARGRYGRTGRILDGVATAVVALSVILGFLVFAGADSAGAVTLTSTLAITVAISTPLIFGSLSGVVSERVGVVNIAIEGDLLVGAFTGVMVASYFHSSTLGLIAAPIAGAFIGSLLALFSVKYGVDQIIVGVVLNVLALGLTTFFYGTLMSGEGQAVFNTNQYSLHPIRIPVLADIPVIGPMFFAQTVLVYIMYIMIVLLTIFLFRSRWGLRMRACGEHPKAADTVGIKVNRTRALNTIFASAIAGLGGAFFTLGNGLGFTENMSAGNGYIALAAMILGKWHPLGALAASVMFGFAKSVALLMPSLNSAIPSELVNMIPYVITIVAVAGFVGKSRPPAAENIPYLK
- a CDS encoding cytidine deaminase is translated as MNIDWDALKELAIDAMKSAYAPYSGYPVGAAGVTTDGRYVSGCNVENASLGLGTCAENGMISALVRAGGGQLAAVWCVNGNGETIVPCGRCRQLLFEFGGPDLLVNMPEGGPQPMTYVLPQAFGPRSLTEFPGSAGNVDLSKTIF
- a CDS encoding thymidine phosphorylase; amino-acid sequence: MTEKFDIVDIIRAKRNKGKLSLDEINWTIDAYTRGVVGDEQMAALAMAIFLNGMDREEIAQWTQAMINSGERMDFKSLGKPTADKHSTGGVGDKITLPLAPLVSVYGVAVPQLSGRGLGHTGGTLDKLEAIPGWRADLTNEEIMHQLGKGCGAVVCAAGSGLAPADKKLYALRDVTATVDCIPLIASSIMSKKIAEGTDSLVLDVKVGSGAFMKDLDMARELARTMVDLGTDAGVKTAALLTDMSTPLGLKVGNAPEIAESVEVLAGGGPADVVELTLALAREMLTAAGQPDADIEEALKDGRAMDKWRQMIREQDGDPDAPLPVAKHTHDVLAEEDGTLTKLDALAVGVASWRLGAGRASKGEAVQLAAGIELYKKPGDTVKKGDKLMTFHTDEEGRIPRALESLEGGIEIGAHYTPTKSVILDRIS